The genomic window AATTACATAGTTGAAGTAGACAATACTTGGGGGATAAAATGAGTAGTTGTAGTGGCGGTGAAGAAAGTTGCAGGAAACAGCCAAGAAAATGACATGCTCATAAGAGGTTccatggtttcttggtttaccTGAGCATGAAGCCATGAACCATTGTTCAATTGAATTTCAGGAATGAAAAACCAATCTCATGTACTTTATTTGTTGTTTTAGTCCAAATGGATTTAGTTGTGATCCGGACTGAGCTAGTGCTAAATCCATGTAGTCGTATGGATATTGATCTAAATCCAAGGTTGTATAATCATTCCAAGCATATAAATTAGGAAGTAAAATAAGAATGAAAAAGGAGGATATTAGGACTTGATGTGCCCATCAATGGTGTGAAAtcattttctttaaaatataaaaagattgATGGTCCTATTATTGCTAATTTCTGTTAGAAGTGTTATCAAGTTAGTGACATTAGCTGCATGATATATTCTAAAATAGACATTCCATACAAGATTAAATGATgagaggaaggaaaaaaaatcactgAAGGTGCCTACACGTCAGGTTggttaaggttagaatcaatCCAGAAACGAAGCAGTCCTGTCAGTTCTCAATTTCTGTATCTGGAACCAAATTTTGAATCAACCCAACCATGCTTTGGTTCATGGGTTacccaattttcttttttaaaaaaaataaaattcagagAAATAgtctattatttttatttaggaaAACCCATTTTGGACCAATAACAACATAAACCAACAATTAGTCTTTCAACTGCATCATGCAACAAGAGAACCCAACAGACGAACTATAGAAAAGGATATAACATGTTATGGAAAAGAAATGATACTCTACCTTGCAAAACAAAACATAAATCATGAGACCATGACACAACAAAatttaatgtaatatatattatattgtattacaTTGCATTGCATTACATTACACTACATTACGCTACATTGCGTTACACTACTTTATATTAGGTTTTGTTATGTTAAGTTTGGTTTGGTTaggttaggttcaatttaggcTGGATCAAGGTCTGTTGTGCCAGTATTGGAGCCCATATTGATCGGCCGGCTGCACGGTTTGGTACGTCCCTGTATCGTTTAGTGCCGGGCCTGTACACAACTGAGAGGGCGAGGGAGAACGGGAGAGAGAAAATGAGAAAGCGGGGAGGAAAGGGCGTCGAAGGGGCCTCGAAGGACCAAAGTAGGGGCTCCGCTCTCCGGAccccttttttattttaaaaattttaagttaAGTTGGCCCCTTGCcgactttaattaaaatttgggccccttttttattttatttattttgaaaattttaggtTCTGGAGGCCTCTAGCGGCCCtctatccctctctctcttttactccTTTTCCTTCTCACTTTCCTCCCATATGCCGGTTTACTATTTTGAATGTCGGAACTATCCCGGTCCATTGCCGGCAGGGCTTGGTCCACCCCAAACCGGACGGTTCGAGACTGTTCCACATTCCTTGGGTTGGATTGACTTACCTAAACCCTCAACTTGGAAAGATGTGATATATGCCCATATTGACCCAATAAGATGGTTCAATTTGGTTCTCAGTTTGACCTAGAGCCATGCACACTACTAGATTCACAATGGACTATGAAGTAGTTAAAATGGTAGTTTAAGAAAGTTCATATTGGAAAGTAAGAAAGCAAGTAGAATGTCCAAAATAAGTTCTGTATCTTAGCACATAAGTATTCTTCTAAAAGCTAGTATTGAAATACAAGATTCATATAAAGACATCAAAAATGCTTGCTAGATTGCCTCTTCCTGTATATTGCATGTGCATCTGTCAATACATATAAAGTTGAGAGAAAGATTTTCCTTATAGAAAGTTTGGGAAGTTGAGTGATGCAGAACGGGGGTGGGTGCTGCTGAATTTTTGGTGGATGATGGCTGAAATTGGTTGGACCCAAAGCTAATTTGGGTTAGGATGTGGGAGGAAGGGATTAGGCCTACGGTTTTAGATCTAAAACCTAAAGGACTTTGTGATGATTGGGCGCTTAAGGGATTAGAGTTATGGCATGATGAAGGTTGGCGGGTGGTAGAAGGAACAATAGAAGGTGCTGCAGTTTTGATAGTAACAAGATAACTATAGGTTGAATAGAAGAGTCTCACCTTTATTCTAAATCCAAGAATTTTCCGATGTCTCATTGAGGAAGAAAGAAATCTTTAGAGTTTcaccaaaggaggaagaagcaGCCTCTTGCCTCTAGATCACAAGAGCAATTAAaaccaaaattaattctaaattttattcttcaacctCTCCTTTATATAGAGTAAGAGGTTGGAAAAATAAAAACTCTTACAACCAGAATTTTAGGACTCCAATTAAAtatgaactcttttaaatcaaataaattaATTGACGAAATCAACTGACGAAATTCACTAAACCAACTAAGACTCCCAAATAACTAGGATTCTTTTAAGATATATggactaagagttcaaatcagcTAGGATTCTTTCAAACAACATATAGACTCAATAAATAAAACTCCAAATAATCTAGAACTACTCATGATGCATGGAAGAGAGTCCAAATCAACTAGAATTCTTCTCCAAATGCCACATGGACCACATAGACAACTTCTAACCACTCAAGGATTCCTCAACGCCATGGACTCTGTGATTTCATGGCGTTGGGACCCAAACTCCAATTGATTCAACACAACTAAACTAAAGGACTCAATCTCCATATGACTGAACATGtccaaacaaacaaaaaggatTCAATATAATTGGGCGTTGAAATACTCGAACCCAATGTAACTAGGTGATGAAAATCTTGGACCTACTGTAATTCTGGCACACCCAAGCAATGATCCAAACATGACGCACATCTAGGATGACTCAAGCtcctgctcctgcatcaattctCTCCGACTGAGAAGAACTCGACTCCGTCGAGTTGGGGCTGAAGAGCTCGTGCAAAGGCGCGGGATCTCCTCTGTCTTCAGCCACGAATACTCTGAAAGGGGTTGGTTCTTCTACTTCACCAAGAATTTCTGATATCCTTCTTGGCATGCCGTAATCTGCTGATCGCCTCGATTTGAATTTATGAATTCTAGAAAGAGATCTTGAAAATCAGCAAAGGAATATCTTTTCAGACTTACATAAAACTTCTCCGATCGAAGAACCTGAAGATCTTGTTGAAGGTGCTGCTTGTGCTCCTTTCGGCTTTGACTAAAAGTCAGATTATTGTACTCGAAATCTGATGGCATCTCTTTTGAAATTTCAGAACCAACCGATGCGAACACGGTTCTATCTTCATGGCCAATCTctgctgaattttctgaattgtcTTTCTTAGGCAATTCTTCTAGAGTTATATCAGAAAGATCACCTCTGAAATTTTATCTTCCACGTTGGCTTCTTTCTTGTCCTCAATCTCAGCGGGTCTATGAGGAACTtcagaggaaggagaagggatCTTAGCGGCAGGGACATCATCAGATAGTGTTGctaaattttcaaaatcagcaTCAAGATCTTTTTTGAATATCTGCTGATCTTTAGTGGGACAAATATCAGCGAGGTGCCCTCGGCCACCGCACTTGGAGCAATCGGGTTTGCCTTTTCTTTGCGGCATGGGATTTATTGTTTCTTCACTGAATTTTGTTGTTCCTCACTCCAGATATGTTTTCTTATTTGCAGAAATTTCAGATCTTATAGATGGAAAAATACCTCGAGGAGGAGTGCCTTTGTTGCTGCGTTCTGAAGGTCGTCGCCCAACTTGTGGTTTGACACGGCTATGACATCGTAGTTCTGCCTCCACGATATCCATCTTCTATGCTAGGGCAGCCATTTGATTTTGAacttcaaccatcagatcatcTTGTTGTTGTTCAATGTTGTAGGGATGGTATTGATCGTCATGGTAGGAATCATCATGATAGGGATTATAATAGTAGGGAcggcttcttcttgtacttatgtGGATcgatttgctctgataccaattgatgcAGAACGGGGGTGGGAtggttgctctgataccaattgacgcagAACGAGGGTGGATGCTGCTGAATTTTTGGTGGATGATGGCTGAAATTGGTTAGATTCAAAGCTAATTTGGGTTAGGATGTGGAAGGAAGGAATTAGGCCTACGATTTAGATCAGAAACCTAAAGGACTTTGTGATGATTGGACGCTTAAGGGATTAGAGCTATGGCATGATGAAGGTTGACGggtggaagaaggaacaatggaaggtGCTGCGATTCTGATAGTAACAAGATAACTATGAGCTGAATAGAAGAGTCACCTCTATTCTAAACCCAAGAATTTTCCGGCATCTTATTCGAGGAAAAAAGGAACCTTTGGAGTCTCAccaaaggaggaaaaagaagcCTCCCGCAATTTGCAAGCcaaaatttctgaattttattcttcaacctCTTCTTTATATAGAGTAAGAGATTGAAAAAATAAGGACTTTTAGAACCATAATTTTAGGATTCTAACTAAATATGGACTTTTTAAATCAAATAAATCAATTGACGAAATTAACTGACGAAATTTACTGATGAAATCAACTGACGAAATTCACTAAACCAACTAAGACTCCAAAATAACTAGGACTCTTTAAAGACACATGGACTAAGAGTCCAAATCAGTTAGGACTCTTTCAAACGATACATGGATTCAATAAATAAAACTCCAAATAATCTAGGACTCCTCATGATGCATGGAAGAGAGTCAAAATCAACTAGGATTCTTTTCCAAACGCCATATGGACCAAATAGACAACTCTTAATCACTCAAGGACTCCTCAACGCCATGGGCTCAATGTGATTTCATGGCTTTGGGACCCAAACTCCAATTGACTCAACACAATCAAACTAAAATACTCAATCTCCATATGACTCAACATgcccaaacaaacaaaaaagacTCAATATAATTGGACGTTGAAACTCTCGAACCCAATGtaactaggtgctgaaaatcttAGACCCACTGTAATTTGGGCACATCCAAGCAACGATCCAAACACGATGCACATTTAGGATGACTCGGGCTCCTGCTCCTGCATCATTGAGAGTGTTAAAAGTCATCAGTAGAAAGAGGTGATATACTTTCTTTACGTAACATTATCAAATGTTATGTGGTTGAGTAAGTCCCTTTCTACATTGTTATTCTAAAAAGAGTGTATCTTCAACCCACAACTTTGTGAGAAAAACCATTGACTGAACCTCTTAATTGGACTCATGGTTTCAATTGCATTCACTCTCTTCTGACAATTGATTTAGTTACTTTCTTACATTTGACTAGATTCGAGCAGCTAAGAAGCTCACTTATGGTCTAGAATAGGACTCATTAGTATGCATAATTAAATCCATactataccctcctaaatatcatgCCTTCACTTTTCTATCTCCAAATTTAAGCTCTCATCTTGACCTGTCTACATTGTTATTATTAGGTTTCAGTTTGTCTTTGTGTTCATGTAACTCATTAATTTTTTTGGCGATGCATGTGTCTTGATTCTTATGATTTGTTTTCATATCACTACAATTTGCATTTATAGCACATTCTTACATGCCAAAGTAAGTCTCAGAAATTCTGTTATGTTTTAATTTAATGTAGGACAGCTGCACATATTTACTATGGCACGCAGAGTTCGGACTAGGTTGCCGGCACGTCACATTCCTCGTAGCTTCAGCCAGCAGCACATAATCCTTCGTGCCCTTCATCGGGGCCATATTAACCAAGCCATAACCAGCCACCGCAGCCACTTGCAGGTGCAGATATTTTGTTCATTTATTATCCTTACATATCAACTATCACtattagatttttaatttattttgattaggtTATCATTAACGGAATCTAGATCTTGTTAGTAATCCATATGATATAATATCTCAGTTCCCTCCAATCCGACGTAGCCGTTGGTCTCGCAGCCTCCACGGAGCTCCACCTGTTCGCAGCCTCCACGGAGCTCCACGTGTTCGCAGCCTCCACCGAGCTCCACGTGCTCGTAGCCTCCACCGAGCTCCACCTGTTCACAGCCTCCGGAGCCACTTGCAGGTGTGGATTTCTTTTAATTGTTAAGTtctagtttatttcattatCAATAGGCTTTGGTGTGTGGTAATAGTTCATATGCTATAATATTTCAGCTCCCTTCACTCCAAGCAAGAAGCAGGCCCCTCAGTGCCTCTCGAGCTGCACCAATCCGCAGCCCTCATCACCACCTGCAGGTTCAACTAGTAGTAGTTTTATTATCATTATGTAGCTATAATTGTTATTAAGCTCTAGGTTTGAAATTATATTGCTATCCAATAATATATAGTGCATTTGCTTTTAGCTATGCTAactaaattaaaaactttttattgCCTGATACACCAGATCTGTGTTGTCTGTGATGATGTCATTGCATAGGTTATGGAATTGGAGAGACATGGGTACAGCAACATGTTAGAGCTGGGTCCCTCTGCTAATTATCTCTGGAGCCAAGAAACTAGCCTTCTTGAGACCAAGGCCATGGAGGTTGATGAGGAGGTTCGCACCTTGAAGGAAGAACTAGAGGCCATCCAACAAGAGCACGCTGAGTTGCGACAGAAACAGAGGGAGCTAGTAGCCCAACTGTCTGTTCTTCTGGAGACTATACGAGCCATTAAGAGCCAGGCCTCTGAGGCGACCAAGTGTGATGACATATGTTTCCAGCCAAATCCAAGCCTTCGTAGCCACCTGCAGGTATAAGTACtagtatttttcctttttttttttccacttttGTTTTCGTTTAGATCATTACATAACTACATttgcttcttttattttctaaagaaatagttGACACCAGGTCTAGCCTATCTTCATAAAGATAATAACAATCGAACAGTAGAGCACTCTACTCCAAGGCTAGGGAATAAAGATATAATAAACCAGCTAGGAAGATTAATGTCCCTACTTTCTAAACAGCCCCTTTATGATAATTTGATGGGGGCGGCGATGCTTATCCATTTGCTccatttaacttgattcaatccatTATATATTGGGTTAGGTTATCTGTTTATTAAAATGGTCAGATTCAAGTCTGAATTTTTGGCCTGTTTGAGAAACAGGTCGGGTTTGGATTGACAAATTTTGGATCGATCCggtatccgacccgacccgtaaCCCGTTCAACCTAACCAGATTGCCACCCCTACAATTTGAAGCTTTGATGTTGCTATCTGAAACACTTCTTGAGTTATCTCTTCACTCTGAATAATTTGGAGATGCTCTGCCTCTGTCCACTGAGCACCCTTGCTTTCCTCTCCACTCAGATTCCCCGCAGAACACCCTCCATCTCCATGTCCCAACCTCAGCAGCAACGTTTCTTAACATGCCTTGCTTGCCAATCTGTCTGTAGATCCATAACTCTCTCAGCAAACCTTCCAAGACCCAGTTTATGTCTGAAGTGTCTCCAAATGCCTCTGATACAACGACATCTCAGAAACAAATGGTTCACATTCTCTTCTTCTCTGCAGCAAAAAAGGACATCCTTGAGCTGAAGGTCAATGTCTGTTTTTCAGATTATCTTCTGTAAGGAGCTTCTTGTTTATCACAAGCAAGAGAAAACCTCGGTTTTCTCCAGAACCTTACTGCACCATACACATCTACAATTGTTATATTTGTTATCATACTTTTGCTGATAATGTATAATGCATCTGTTCTATATATGCTAACTGAAGTAGGAACTCTTTAAAAGATCTAACAGCAAGAAAGGTTCATGCTAAAGATGATGTCCTCTCACAGGTTATGGGACCTGAGAGGCGTGGGAATGTCCACATGCTAGAACTGAGTGTCTCACCTAGTGAAGTTTTGAGCCAACCAACTAGCTTTGTAGAGGTCATCCGGAAGTTCTCAGAGCAAATTGAGGAGGTTCGCACCTTAAAGGAAAAGGCACAGGCTGTTCGACTGTCAAATGCCAAGTTGCGACAAAAACATGTGGAACTAGAATCCCTTGCGAAAGCTATACAGAGTcagctcctaaaggagtacatATGTCATGATACATGTTCGCCACCATCTCATACAAAACAGGTGCTTTTGGTAAGTTATGCATGGGCTTAGAAACAACATTATAATCTTTATCTAATACTTCTTCTTTGTTCGTGATATATAGCCAATCAAGAACTCCACTGATCAGGAGGGTCTGCATATGCAACAAATTGGCTCGTCATCCTCAAGCCAGATTGTTCCACAAAATCAGGTGACAACACTTTTCTGACAATGTTTATATTACTTTAAAGATGCACCATTCTTACAAAACAATTTACAAGATCTGCATCCTTATTGATATTCCTGAATTATTTCTTTCTCAAGTTTCTCTGGATAGGCATTCTGCCTTGTAGAACTACTGAATATAAAGATATTTTCTACTGTCTCGTCATTTGGCAGTTCTCTTCTTCATGAACATGTAGGTTTGTAAATGTCTTTGTCAATGTTTCTTGTAAGAATACAAATCTTCTTTGCCTTTTCTAAAATATTCCCTTCTCCTGTCGTCATAGgaacccaaacctgtttcagTAGATTGTGGTTATCATATTGATCATGTGATTTAGAGGTGGTCCATACAgagcttcaaattcaaattttttgGATCTGTTTCCTTGTGGATTCTGTTTTATCACTAGTATGGATCTGCTATAATGACAGAGGTTACCAAGCTGAGGGCTTGGTTGGAGGCTGATGGAGTTGGTTCTCATTGGCACAAGTATGGTATGTCAGCGGTCTTTGAGTTTGATTTACTTGTCAGTGGCTGAAGGCGAAGCCCTTTTCAAACAggcatgacttttttttttaaaaaaaaaaattcattgagGTTGAGTGGGTATGAAGCCCTTATGACCTTACCTCAATTATATGGGCTCAGGAACTTCTCAGATTGACTATATATCAGGTCAGACATCCTTGCAACTCGGCCAAGTCATGATGTATGCTTATTTCAAGAGTATGAGATCTAAGCAGTGTCATAATAGAGTTAGGAGGATTAACCCAATGTTTGCACCATTTTGAAAAACTGCTAAGATGATTTAAGCTGGGATTCTGTTTAAAGTGAGAAAGGCTTTAAAAAATTAGCTGCCCATGCACCCACCTATGTGGCCTGTATATTATATATGTGTTGGGCAGTCCCTTGACCATCTGCATACCACAGCCACCCTTTTAAAACATTAGGCTATGTTCAAGACAAGGCAGTGTTTTATTCCTGCCAACTTATTTGCATGCTGGCTAACCATCATGGCATCATGGTGCAGCTGAAAGCTTGCTGCTGAAATTAAATTCTCTAAATTTACTTCAAATCAATACTTCGAGTTTGGTTTCGAAAAATAGCCTGTTGACTAGCCAGGGAAGGAAAGCTATACTTTGTTTTCACAATTTCCCAGATGACTTGAATGCTCTCGCTGTGATTGATTGAGGACCTTGTTTGTTTGACCGGATGTTTGAAGTGTACCTTTCTGTGCttggaaagagaaaaaagaaagacttTGGTTTCGCATCTTTATCTTTAGCcaaaattgaatattttgatGCCAGTCGTGTTTGGAAGATACTCGCACACTCTGAAACAGTAACATTCTTCCAAcattctatttgattttcaatatAATGTTTTTCATTAGATTTTATCAACTAAAACATTCatataaattgattaattgtaTACTTTCTAGTTAGAGTTAATGTTCTTCATGAGGGTTAGGCTGTAGAATTAGTTTAGGATGATTTACTTTTATCAAATTTAAGTTCTGTTGTTGTTTTCCCAACAATTACTTTTAATATGGATTCTAGGAGCACAATATCCTTTTTAATTGCATTATTGAGTTGTCTGCTACTGCTTGTATTGCTGGTTTGTCATAATATTACATGTTAGAGTATTGCAGTATGTGAGGGTGAACTTAAAGTGGCTAAATTGACAGACTTAATTCTTACAATCAAACATGTTTACTAAAGCTGAAATTTATCTTGATGGCAGATTGCAGACATTTCACATGATGCTGGGACTCCTGCTATATGATCAGTCTATGGAAAGGCATCTAAAGAACCATAAATTTCTTCTCTGAAAACTGGAGCTGCGAGACATCCATGGATTTTTCTTGTGTTCTTAGCATATGTTGGAACTCCTTGCATTTCATTCTCAGTATTTTGGCGTACGTGCCGTGTATAGATCATCTTAGTAAACCTTGACAATATTTGAATTAAAGAAATCTGCAACTGTTGCATCTTCAATTTTTAGGGGCCTTAGC from Phoenix dactylifera cultivar Barhee BC4 unplaced genomic scaffold, palm_55x_up_171113_PBpolish2nd_filt_p 001237F, whole genome shotgun sequence includes these protein-coding regions:
- the LOC103719089 gene encoding uncharacterized protein LOC103719089 isoform X3; amino-acid sequence: MARRVRTRLPARHIPRSFSQQHIILRALHRGHINQAITSHRSHLQFPPIRRSRWSRSLHGAPPVRSLHGAPRVRSLHRAPRARSLHRAPPVHSLRSHLQLPSLQARSRPLSASRAAPIRSPHHHLQVMELERHGYSNMLELGPSANYLWSQETSLLETKAMEVDEEVRTLKEELEAIQQEHAELRQKQRELVAQLSVLLETIRAIKSQASEATKCDDICFQPNPSLRSHLQVMGPERRGNVHMLELSVSPSEVLSQPTSFVEVIRKFSEQIEEVRTLKEKAQAVRLSNAKLRQKHVELESLAKAIQSQLLKEYICHDTCSPPSHTKQVLLPIKNSTDQEGLHMQQIGSSSSSQIVPQNQIADISHDAGTPAI
- the LOC103719089 gene encoding uncharacterized protein LOC103719089 isoform X2, which produces MEKYLEEECLCCCVLKLHIFTMARRVRTRLPARHIPRSFSQQHIILRALHRGHINQAITSHRSHLQFPPIRRSRWSRSLHGAPPVRSLHGAPRVRSLHRAPRARSLHRAPPVHSLRSHLQLPSLQARSRPLSASRAAPIRSPHHHLQVMELERHGYSNMLELGPSANYLWSQETSLLETKAMEVDEEVRTLKEELEAIQQEHAELRQKQRELVAQLSVLLETIRAIKSQASEATKCDDICFQPNPSLRSHLQVMGPERRGNVHMLELSVSPSEVLSQPTSFVEVIRKFSEQIEEVRTLKEKAQAVRLSNAKLRQKHVELESLAKAIQSQLLKEYICHDTCSPPSHTKQVLLPIKNSTDQEGLHMQQIGSSSSSQIVPQNQIADISHDAGTPAI
- the LOC103719089 gene encoding uncharacterized protein LOC103719089 isoform X1; amino-acid sequence: MDQHSRIYILAAGRISFSHLLSRTGPTISSTGGIGLRFLLVLPFRRAALVVLLLLVLLLLLLIATAEISEPDHKLHIFTMARRVRTRLPARHIPRSFSQQHIILRALHRGHINQAITSHRSHLQFPPIRRSRWSRSLHGAPPVRSLHGAPRVRSLHRAPRARSLHRAPPVHSLRSHLQLPSLQARSRPLSASRAAPIRSPHHHLQVMELERHGYSNMLELGPSANYLWSQETSLLETKAMEVDEEVRTLKEELEAIQQEHAELRQKQRELVAQLSVLLETIRAIKSQASEATKCDDICFQPNPSLRSHLQVMGPERRGNVHMLELSVSPSEVLSQPTSFVEVIRKFSEQIEEVRTLKEKAQAVRLSNAKLRQKHVELESLAKAIQSQLLKEYICHDTCSPPSHTKQVLLPIKNSTDQEGLHMQQIGSSSSSQIVPQNQIADISHDAGTPAI